GCTCGCCGTATTGGCGGGTTAGCTCTGTACCCCTTCGTGGAGCAGCGCTGCCGCGACTGCGCCGCGCCATTCCACGATCCGAGTCCGCGACGTAACCGGCTGTACTGCGGATCGTGTAAGCGAAAGCGAAGGCTGGCGACGTATGAGAGGGTGAACGCGCGTCGCCCTCGCCGAGCACCATCGGGAGGTACGTTCTCGTCTCCGCCGGGATGGGCAGAGACTCCCGTCGTTTGTGAACCTTGCGAGGCCTCGGGTGTACACCGAAAGATTCAGGCCAAGGGGCTTTGGGGGCACATTGCGCGACTGCACCGATTGACGCTGCGCGAGCTGAGGAAGCGATTCCCGAAGACCGCGAGCCGGATCGCGTGGTATAGACCGAGCCGTGAAAGACGGATCGAGTTGCGCCAACGAATGCAACAGATTCGACACTGTTGGCTACGGAAGGTAGTCGACGAAGCGGCTCTGAAAGTCGACATACCGTGAGACACCTCCTAGCTGTGGCGCTGGTCTTGCTAGCTTCTCTTTTCCCATGCCGAGCTTGGACCGACGAGACTGGAATGGCAGAGCCAACTGGACCGACTGACACCGTTCAGACGGAGAAGTGCTCTGTCGGGCTCTCCGACCTAGCAAACGATGCGGATGAATACAACTGGTGCGAAGTTTCGCATTTCCCCAAGGCCGCGTCGCAATTACCCATCGGGATTAGTTACGTGGGATGGTATCACGACCGTACGGAAACGGACGACTGGGGCTGGTGCCTAGACTTCACGAATAACACCACTCGCGAAATGAGCGCTGTTCGGTTTCGTGTGGTGTTTGCAGACGCGTTCAACGAAGTGGTTTGGGACGCAACGAGCGCCCGAACTGGCGATTTTGCTCCTGGAATTCTAATCCAGGGAGGCCGCAGCGTTGACGACGTTTACAGCGGGAAGCAAGTCGCGCGAAACTGTTGGACCGGTTCATGGAATGTTCCAACCCTGGCGAGCATCGCCGTGATAGTGCAAAATGCACGATACACAGACGGGACCGTTTGGAATAATACACGCGGGAAAGCCGCACTTTTGATAAACGTAACGAACACCTATTACTAGCGACCGAAGTCTGTGGTAAGACTCCAGGCGACTAACGCAGTGATGACAAAGCCCTAGCGCTATAGGACGGTTTTCTTTCTGGAGGCACAGGGGGACAAAAGTTCAAACTGCGCCGAGGACGCATGATTCTGCCGGTGTTCTGACATACGGGACTACTGCTGAGCGCGCAGCATTTCAAGCCACTCTGCGAACGCTTCTGCACTGTTGTAGCGCTTGCGGTAAGGCCTTTTCCCGGTAACGGGATCGACCGGCTTCGCCACGCTCCTACGGACGCGGATTCGCGGTTTCTTAGGCCCAGGCACGCACCCCGGAAACCACCCTTTCACCTTACCGATTCGCCCATCGGGCGGCTTCACGAACGCGTACCGACGCGCCGCGTGGTAAAAGTTGCCAGCAAACCCTGGGCCGTGGTTTATCTTCACGCCAGCCTCACTTTCGGATTTAGCCCGTATGCAAGTTTTTGCATGGGTTCGATGACCTCTGAGTCGTCCAAACGGTTAGAGCCGCGCCTGCGCGAAAAGAAGTGGCAATGCGCGCTTTCTGGAAGCACGACCCAAGATGCGGTGCACCGTCATAGGCGTAAATGGCTTGTCCGTACGGGTGGTGTGACGCCGGTTTAGCTTGTGCGCGATCCACTCGAACGACTTACCCTGGTCACGATATGACTCGATGATGGGTAGCAGGTCCGCATAGGCTTCGGTAGCCTTGGCCCGCATTGCGCTGGCGCCTAGTTTACGCCCACGTGCTGCGGCTTTTCCGCGGAGGTTGTTGCGGCATGCGGGGATATGCGATCCCAGGGGCAAGCCGCGGGCCTTGCGCGCTGCTAAAGCCGCCGAAGTGCGCTCGCGAATGAGTTTAGCTTCGTACTCTGCCACTGCACCCATGACCTGGAGCATGAACACGTTTGCCTGTGGGAAGTCGCAGGATACGAACGAGACGCCGTTCTTCATGAAGGCCGATAGAAACGCAAGGTCACGGCTCAGCCGGTCGAGCTTTGCGGTAACGAGGGTTGCACCGGCTCGTCGCGCGTGAGCAACCGCTTTCGTAAGCTCGGGCCGCGAGCTAACACGGCCGGACTCCGTCTCGCGGTAGGAGTCTATAAGGCGCCCACCCTCGCGCCTTACGTACTCGCTGACGGCTGACTGTTGGGCGTCAAGCCCAAGCCCTGAGCGTTCTTGCTTCTTCGTTGAAACGCGGTAGTACGCGATGAACTTGGTCACTAGAAACCGCGCGCGACAAGCGCGGCGCGCAGCGAGCGAGACTTCGTGAGCGCCATATATCCGAGGCCGGAGTACTGAAATAGGCGGAGCACCACGACTGAGCTTCCTGCACCGGCCAGTAAGCGCTGAAGGAACAGATACGCCATCATGGCGCACGCGTCGCGCACTCTCATATCAGGTACGTTCGGCACTGTGGAGCGAGCGATTATGTGGCCGAGAACTGCGTTTAAGTTCATCATGTATCAATCCTACATCGTCGAACCGCTGAAGTGATATGACCTAAGTCACGTCGACGGGGTAGGGTTGCAGCATGCGCACGATAAACATCGTCGCCCGGCCACCACCACACCTACTGCGTCCTCCCATTCGAAAACCTAACCCGGGACAAAAGTCGGGACACAACCCGGGACATTTTGCTATGTCGGGACATTCGGCGTGTCCCGACTTCCTCGAAAAGGATCGAACATGAAAAGACTTCCGGCCAAGTGTGAACGCTGCTCCGAACCAGTACCATCCGCCCGAGCTAGGCGGTCGTCAACGTGTTCCGCCAAGTGCGCGGAGGCCGCGAAGAAAGCGAAGCAGCGCACTAAGAGGGGGGATGGTTCTGCTGAGGTTCGCGCGAGCGACTCCGGCGAAGCCTCTCTGCTGAAAATTCCGGGTGACCTCATGGAAACACTTCAGGCCGCCAGTTGGATCGAGGAGCAAGAGCAATGCGCTTGGGCCGCCGCGGTCTCTGCATTCCTCGAATCTGATTCGAGCAGTGCGCTTGAAGAGCTTTGCTCGCGCGGGCTATTGCGCCTCCATAACGTCCAAGAGGGTGAGCGCGTCTACGTCCTGACGGCTGAAGGCCGCGCAGCACTGAAGGCCGTCGCGTGACTGAAGCCGACACGCCGAACACGCTGGAGCGTGCACCTGCACTCGCGAGCCAAGCCTACGTGTACGAGAAGCTCTTGGGCGTCGAGTTTGGAACTGACGCCGCGTACCGGCAGTGCTTCTGGCTCTTGGTCGCGCCTTCGCGCTATTGGATGCGCGGCGCGCTCACGGAGGATCAGGTCGTGCAACTTGGCCGCGCCGCTCACGACCGCTTCGTCGAAACGGAGTCAACGTGTGCGAGCGATTATTGCGACATTGGTTCGGACGTTCAGCCCGCGCTGCGTGGCGACGTTAGGCAGTGATGCTAGACCACACCAAAGGGCAGCGGCGTCGCAGTACCGAAGGACCTGCTTAGCGAATGTGGAGCAATTGATTCAAGGGCTAATCGGGACCATAGTCGGCGGTCTTATCAGCGCTGCTGTCGCTTTCGTGACTTTGCGGGGATCGCTCGGGAACCAACTGCAACTCGAAGAACGAAAATTCGAATACCGTAAACAACTTGAGGCGCGGGAGCGAGAACATCGAGCGTCAGCGTTTCAGAGAAAACTGGTGCGAACCGTGCGGCGTCTACATAACACGTCGCGCATGGATGCCAAGGCACGAGTTTCTGTCCCCGCATGGAAACGAATTACCAAAGTTCTGGAAGGCTTGCTCGAAAGCGACGAATGTGCTCAGTCCCTGGATGATACGACTTATGAGGCCGTATGGAAAGCGTGCGACGAGTCGCAAGCAGCGACGATGTTTCTTGAGACATGGACGGGGGATGCAAGGAATCCGGCCGCTGTGGTGCTCTTATCCCTTGCTGAGTACTCCAAAGCGCTGGAAGCCTGCTTTGTAACACTTGGAGATAAAGACCGAGCACGCAACGTGCATGATGCTTGCGCGAAAAACTTCAAGGGAGTCGGGTTCTGTATGACTGACGACTACGACCGCAAAGCGGCTTACCCAAACCCATGAGCAGCGACCCATTCGAACCCGGCAACGTCTCCAGCCTCGGCACGTTCCGCGGCGCGTACTATGACGACGACGCGACGGAGATAGGGAGTGATGACCTGAGCGCGCGGCCTCGAATACAACCCTGCCAACAGCCACAGAATGCCTCGGCGACATGGATCGCGGTGGTCGTGATCATCGTCGCGATTCCGGTCTTACTCCTAGCCGGGTGGCTACTGTCGCTCTTTCAGTAACCCGGCTGATGCCCAACCACCGAATTACACTCGAAAAAGTCCCGGCTGCGTCATTACCATTCAGTAGACCAGTTTTTCGGGTGTACACCGAAGGAAAAAATCCAACAGAGGTGCTCGACAAAAGGCCTGTTTCGCGGTACTATACTGGTAAGGGGAGCAGTCACACAATCGCGAGGCGCAGTGCGTCGGCGCGATTCGCAATTCTGGGGCAAAAGGTATTCTGTGGAGAATACAAAGCGAAAAAGCGCGTAAACACTGAGCGCCGCCTATAGCGCGAGCGCACCGGCCTTCGAGGTATACGTCTAAAACCTCGAACCGTAGGGCCGTAGGGCGCGACCAAGGTAAACCAAACTTGCATACACGATCCAAGCGGGACGAAAGCTCGTCGCCGCTTTCTGCAAACATGCCCGAGCACAAGCGTCTTACCATGACCGTGGCTGAGGCCGCTGGAATGCTTGGCATCGGAATAAATACCGCCTATGAGGCCGTGAGGCGCGGAGAACTTCCCGCCGTGCGTTTCGGAAGGCGCGTAGTGGTCCCGATAGCCGGGCTTGAAAGTGTCCTCCGTATGGACGCCGAACCGACCGGCACCGCCTGACCCTTACGCGGGCGGAGAAAGGAGAACAACCTTGCAAGTCAAGGCCAAAGCACGCGGCGACAAGTGGAGCGTGCTCATTGACCTGCCACGCAAGAACGGAAGGCGGAAGCAGAAACGCTTTACCTCGCGCACTAAGGGCGAAACCGAGCGACTCGCGCTGAAGTACCTGGCCGAAGCTAAGGCAAAGAAAGCACAACCGCAGACGCGAACAGTCGGCGATCTACTCGATGCGTGGTTGGCCGACGTGCGCCCTTCGATTGAATCGCGGACTTACGCTTCATACGAAAGCGTGGTCCGGCTGTATCTACGACCAGAGCTAGGTCCCGATAGACTCTGCGAGCTATCGGCAGAGGCAATCTCTTCCGCGCGAGACGCTTGGATGAGCGCCAGCCGCAAGGATAAGCGAAAGGGGACAATCTCAGGAACCACGGCCCGATATGTCCTCCGCACCCTTAAAACGGCGCTCACGTTTGGGATAGAGCGTAAATGGCTGGACGAGAATCCCGCCAGGTACGTCAAACCCCCAAAAGCGTCCGAGTCAGAGAAGCGGCCATTAGAGGCAGAGGAAGTACGCTCGCTGCTTTCCGCTGCAAGAAACACGGCTCTGTTCTGCCCTGTCCTAATCGCCTTATACTCCGGCGTTCGGCGAGGCGAACTGCTCGCAGTTAAGTGGGAGGACTTCGACCTCGTGGATGGCTCCCTCACTGTGCGACGCTC
This portion of the Candidatus Dormiibacterota bacterium genome encodes:
- a CDS encoding recombinase family protein gives rise to the protein MTKFIAYYRVSTKKQERSGLGLDAQQSAVSEYVRREGGRLIDSYRETESGRVSSRPELTKAVAHARRAGATLVTAKLDRLSRDLAFLSAFMKNGVSFVSCDFPQANVFMLQVMGAVAEYEAKLIRERTSAALAARKARGLPLGSHIPACRNNLRGKAAARGRKLGASAMRAKATEAYADLLPIIESYRDQGKSFEWIAHKLNRRHTTRTDKPFTPMTVHRILGRASRKRALPLLFAQARL
- a CDS encoding helix-turn-helix domain-containing protein, with the translated sequence MTVAEAAGMLGIGINTAYEAVRRGELPAVRFGRRVVVPIAGLESVLRMDAEPTGTA